From a region of the Opisthocomus hoazin isolate bOpiHoa1 chromosome 21, bOpiHoa1.hap1, whole genome shotgun sequence genome:
- the LOC104330513 gene encoding Golgi apparatus membrane protein TVP23 homolog B, translated as MLRPGSSEDIEDVSLFDADDDVSRRSKKSKIRHPVASFFHLFFRVSAIVVYLLCELLTSSFIACMVTIILLLSCDFWAVKNVTGRLMVGLRWWNQVDDDGRSHWVFEARKVSAQGSKTSSEAESRIFWLGLITCPMIWVIFAFSALFSFKVKWLAVVVMGVVLQGANLYGYIRCKVGSRKNLTSMATNYLGRQFLRQTLAKEDQTAS; from the exons ATGCTGCGGCCG GGCAGCAGTGAGGACATCGAGGATGTGTCTCTCTTTGATGCGGATGACGACGTGTCCAGGAGATCGAAAAAGTCCAAAATCAG GCATCCAGTGGCATCATTTTTCCACTTATTCTTCCGAGTCAGTGCGATCGTTGTCTATCTGCTCTGTGAGCTCTTGACTAGCAGCTTTATTGCCTGCATGGTGACAATTATCCTCCTCTTGTCATGCGACTTTTGGGCTGTAAAG AATGTCACAGGGCGCCTGATGGTTGGCCTTCGCTGGTGGAACCAGGTGGATGATGACGGTAGAAGTCACTGGGTATTTGAAGCCAGGAag GTATCAGCACAAGGGAGTAAAACCTCATCAGAAGCAGAGTCCCGGATTTTCTGGTTAGGTCTAATTACCTGCCCAATGATCTGGGTGATATTTGCTTTCAGCGCGCTCTTTTCTTTCAAAGTGAAATGGCTG GCAGTGGTTGTGATGGGAGTGGTGCTTCAGGGAGCCAACCTTTATGGTTATATCAGGTGTAAAGTCGGCAGTAGAAAGAACCTGACAAGCATGGCGACCAACTATCTTGGAAGGCAGTTCTTGCGGCAG ACTCTGGCTAAAGAGGACCAGACAGCATCGTGA